A stretch of the Rosa rugosa chromosome 5, drRosRugo1.1, whole genome shotgun sequence genome encodes the following:
- the LOC133711998 gene encoding lupeol synthase-like, with protein sequence MWKLKIAEGGPWLRTLNNHVGRQHWEFDPDAGTPEERAEVERVREEFTRNRFRIKQSADLLMRMQLTKENPSGPIPAAIKVKGIEDITEKTVTATIRRSLSFYSSLQAHDGHWPAESAGPLFFIQPLVIALYVTGALCAVLGPEHQKEIIRYIYNHQNEDGGWGLHIEGHSTMFGSALSYIALRLLGEGPDDGEGMAVARARKWILDHGGAVGIPSWGKFWLTVLGVYEWSGCNPLPPEFWLLPNMSPIHPGKMLCYCRLVYMPMSYLYGKRFVGQITGLVRSLRRELYTEPYFDINWTKARNTVAKEDLYYPHPLVQDMLWGFLHHVAEPILARWPFSILRKKALEVAIEHVHYEDENSRYLCIGSVEKVLCLIACWVEDPNSEAYKLHLARIPDYFWIAEDGLKFQSFGSQMWDAAFAIQAILSCDLNEEYGTTLRKAHDFVKASQVRENPGDNFAAMYRHISKGAWTFSIQDHGWQVSDCTSEGLKVALLLSQMPEKLVGEGMERECFYDAVNVILSLQSISGGFPAWEPQRAFRWLEKFNPTEFFEDTLIEREYVECTASAVQGLALFRRLYPNHRRKEIDSCISRAIRYIEETQNPDGSWYGCWGICYTYGTWFGVGALASCGKKYQNSPILRKACAFLLSKQLPDGGWGESYLSSQNKVYTNLEGNRANLVHTAWALLSLIDAGQGDVDPTPIHRGIRVLINSQMEDGDFPQQEITGVFMRNCTLNYSSYRNIFPKWALGEYRRRILMLTS encoded by the exons ATGTGGAAGCTGAAGATTGCGGAGGGAGGACCCTGGCTGAGGACACTAAACAATCACGTGGGTCGACAACACTGGGAGTTTGATCCAGATGCCGGAACACCAGAAGAACGAGCCGAAGTAGAGAGAGTTCGTGAGGAGTTTACGAGAAACCGCTTTCGGATCAAACAAAGTGCTGATCTTTTGATGAGAATGCAG CTTACTAAGGAAAACCCTAGTGGACCAATTCCGGCAGCAATTAAAGTGAAGGGAATAGAGGATATAACAGAGAAGACAGTGACAGCAACAATAAGAAGGTCTCTCAGCTTCTATTCCTCCCTCCAGGCCCATGATGGCCATTGGCCTGCTGAATCTGCCGGTCCCTTGTTCTTCATTCAACCTTTGGTTATAGCGTTGTACGTTACTGGAGCATTGTGTGCCGTTCTAGGACCTGAACACCAGAAGGAAATTATTCGTTACATCTACAATCATCAGAATGAAGATGGAGGTTGGGGACTACACATAGAAGGTCATAGCACGATGTTTGGGTCAGCGCTAAGCTACATTGCGTTGAGGCTGCTAGGAGAGGGTCCTGATGATGGGGAAGGCATGGCCGTGGcaagagccaggaaatggattCTTGATCATGGTGGTGCGGTTGGAATTCCATCTTGGGGAAAGTTTTGGCTTACG GTACTTGGCGTATATGAGTGGTCAGGGTGCAACCCTTTGCCCCCTGAGTTCTGGCTTCTACCAAATATGTCCCCTATTCATCCAG GGAAGATGTTATGCTATTGTCGGTTGGTGTACATGCCTATGTCATACTTATACGGGAAGAGGTTTGTTGGCCAAATCACCGGATTGGTTCGATCACTGAGACGAGAGCTCTACACTGAGCCATACTTTGACATTAACTGGACTAAAGCCAGAAACACTGTTGCAAAG GAAGATTTGTATTATCCACACCCCCTGGTGCAAGATATGCTGTGGGGATTTCTTCACCATGTTGCTGAACCAATTCTGGCTCGTTGGCCCTTTTCTATCCTGAGAAAGAAGGCCCTAGAAGTAGCAATCGAGCACGTACACTATGAAGACGAGAACAGCAGATATCTTTGCATTGGAAGTGTAGAAAAG GTGTTATGTTTGATTGCTTGTTGGGTCGAAGATCCAAATTCGGAAGCGTACAAGCTTCACCTGGCTAGAATACCAGATTACTTTTGGATCGCTGAAGATGGCTTGAAATTTCAG AGTTTCGGTAGTCAAATGTGGGACGCAGCCTTTGCAATTCAGGCAATACTCTCTTGTGACCTAAATGAAGAGTATGGGACAACACTTCGAAAAGCGCACGACTTTGTGAAGGCTTCACAG GTTCGAGAAAACCCTGGTGACAACTTCGCAGCTATGTACCGACACATATCTAAAGGTGCATGGACATTCTCAATACAGGACCATGGTTGGCAAGTCTCCGACTGCACTTCAGAAGGACTAAAG GTTGCACTCTTGCTCTCGCAAATGCCAGAGAAACTAGTTGGGGAAGGAATGGAAAGAGAATGTTTTTATGATGCTGTGAATGTCATTCTCTCTTTACAA aGCATCAGTGGCGGTTTCCCTGCTTGGGAGCCTCAAAGAGCATTTCGTTGGTTGGAG aAATTCAACCCCACGGAGTTCTTTGAAGATACTCTTATTGAACGAGA GTACGTAGAATGCACCGCATCAGCAGTTCAAGGTCTAGCACTCTTTAGAAGATTGTATCCCAACCATCGAAGAAAGGAAATAGACAGTTGCATATCAAGGGCAATTCGTTACATTGAAGAAACACAAAACCCTGATGGATCATG GTACGGATGCTGGGGTATTTGCTACACATATGGTACCTGGTTTGGTGTAGGAGCACTAGCATCCTGTGGGAAGAAGTACCAGAATAGTCCCATATTGCGCAAAGCCTGTGCATTTTTGCTATCAAAGCAGCTACCCGATGGTGGATGGGGAGAGAGCTACCTTTCCAGTCAAAATAAG GTTTATACAAATCTAGAAGGCAACCGCGCTAATCTGGTACACACTGCATGGGCTTTATTGTCCCTCATCGATGCCGGGCAG GGTGATGTAGATCCAACCCCCATTCATCGTGGAATAAGGGTTTTGATCAATTCACAAATGGAGGATGGTGACTTCCCTCAACAG GAAATTACTGGAGTATTCATGAGAAATTGTACACTAAACTACTCCTCATATCGAAATATCTTCCCGAAATGGGCTCTCGGGGAGTACCGCCGACGCATTCTGATGCTTACATCTTGA